In Candidatus Defluviibacterium haderslevense, the following are encoded in one genomic region:
- a CDS encoding T9SS type A sorting domain-containing protein — MNRFKTSIQKQWPTLLGIFLMSLTVSVISARPILGQRSFMPTLACNDLIQITLDSNCYATVTAEMVLEDMVGVEADYYIEVSYRGVVQPDLDFDHTDINKTYDFKIWHIASKNSCWGKIKIEDKLAPKLLCSNDTVRCASLLDPDNIGFPIPTYYSPLIIAHSTIARKYIVYNWDACGSAMLSYEDIIESKDCSSDFIRKIYRSWTAMDEAGNISRCNDTICVLEPTEADIVYPHHYDNIDLPYLHCDDTFPRLPNGNPSPEFTGHPVPNGCSTLNATYSDLKIFVCESSYKILRRWIILNWCTGKLTEYNQFIKVIDDRAPVFRCPRDFTVGMVSYTCAATIKLPAPDSVQDCGSWTYDVFVKLAETAPGFEPPLTKDYIWYNQVDSSFYLVGAPAGRLWLIYIVTDACGNADTCQTEAGIRDNLPPLAICDQKTVVTLTTDGTAKAFAATFDDGSIDNCEIDSFKVRRMSDPCNNHTDLFGPYVEFCCLDIGNTVLVAFEVIDKFRNRNTCMVEVSVQEKESPVIIAPTDVTISCEFDRSDLNAFGQIRYKESDRKPIVIKDYYYSAPNYIAGLDGYAYDNCFVTVTEEVEYRLKCNQGEIIRKFTATDKQGLQTIAYQTIYVWNPRPFMTFDGTDIKWPRDTVIYTCRKAETAPSITGAPIFKNVNCAQVAANFDDLRLTQVDSVCYKILRTWTVVDWCQYKANPEFGIWKYTQLIYIKNSEPPTILSCNPLDVCDYASYYDSKTKLCYAAFNIEAQGEDDCTLDKDLIWKYRLDINNNGTYDSLLVAGKIAKGVLPFGTHRIRWILQDQCGNYSECDQVFVLRDCKKPTPYCLNGITTVVMPLNGVVSVWAKDLNLNSFDNCTQPDKLKYSFTSDTAIKSILYNCDSLLGQQSIVKTVRIYVTDEAGNQDYCEAAIIIQDNNNVCPHSALNLSGNISREDSKNIGDVALNVINGDLVRKDSTMTNVQGAYAFVNLLLPNGSYIAPSKEDVILNGVTTYDILQIQKHILGQRYLTSPYKLIAADVNNSKSVTARDITDLRKLILGITNVFPGNSVWRFVPKHYVFKDPSRPWDFQEKMFRADIVENQNIINFIGVKIGDVDQSAKIGYKNEAVTRFNSNIDLVYGKSELLKSGMTRIPIMTNSQVSFDGFQLAVTSQSISGNQVNLISGGIEIQDGDYHVDGQTINLSWISNHSVHMEANAILFYIETKHSLTDLLSINPSKILPQMYLSNGEIANLRLNSQSLYQNTDRFEVGQNIPNPFSASTLIPIEISQAGIITLSIIDVTGKVISKREISINAGSNHIEIQKTDINQTGVFIYKVESRFGSSVHKFMIKD; from the coding sequence ATGAACCGATTTAAAACTTCAATTCAAAAGCAATGGCCAACTTTATTAGGAATATTCCTGATGAGTTTAACTGTTTCAGTTATAAGCGCTAGGCCAATTTTAGGACAGAGATCATTTATGCCTACACTGGCATGTAATGATTTGATTCAGATTACCCTAGATTCTAATTGTTATGCAACAGTCACTGCAGAAATGGTATTAGAGGATATGGTAGGTGTTGAAGCAGATTACTATATTGAGGTATCATATCGTGGAGTGGTGCAACCAGATCTCGATTTTGATCATACGGATATCAATAAAACCTATGATTTCAAAATATGGCACATCGCTTCAAAAAATTCTTGTTGGGGTAAAATAAAAATTGAGGATAAACTAGCTCCTAAATTATTATGCTCTAATGATACAGTAAGGTGTGCTTCTCTCTTGGATCCGGATAATATAGGGTTTCCAATTCCAACCTACTATAGTCCATTGATAATTGCACATTCCACTATAGCAAGAAAGTATATCGTATACAACTGGGATGCGTGTGGTTCAGCCATGTTATCTTATGAAGATATTATCGAATCCAAAGATTGTTCATCAGATTTTATTCGTAAAATTTATAGATCATGGACTGCTATGGATGAAGCCGGTAATATATCCCGATGCAACGATACCATTTGCGTATTGGAACCAACAGAAGCAGATATTGTATATCCACATCATTACGATAATATTGATTTACCTTATTTGCATTGCGATGATACGTTTCCACGATTGCCAAATGGGAATCCATCGCCAGAGTTTACTGGTCATCCAGTACCCAATGGTTGCTCAACTTTAAATGCTACGTATTCTGATCTGAAAATTTTTGTATGTGAAAGTTCATATAAAATATTAAGACGATGGATCATTTTAAATTGGTGTACCGGAAAATTAACAGAATACAATCAATTCATTAAGGTCATAGATGATCGTGCACCTGTTTTTAGATGTCCTAGAGATTTTACGGTGGGAATGGTATCTTATACCTGTGCGGCTACAATAAAATTGCCTGCTCCGGATTCTGTACAAGATTGTGGCAGCTGGACTTATGATGTTTTTGTGAAATTAGCTGAAACTGCACCTGGTTTTGAACCTCCATTGACTAAAGATTATATATGGTACAATCAAGTAGATAGTAGTTTTTATTTAGTTGGTGCACCTGCTGGTCGTTTGTGGTTAATTTATATAGTAACCGATGCATGTGGTAATGCAGATACTTGTCAGACTGAAGCAGGGATTAGGGATAATCTACCGCCATTAGCAATTTGTGATCAAAAGACAGTAGTTACACTCACAACAGATGGAACTGCAAAAGCATTTGCTGCGACTTTTGATGATGGATCTATTGACAATTGCGAAATTGATTCATTCAAGGTTAGAAGGATGTCAGATCCATGCAATAATCACACAGATTTATTTGGTCCTTATGTAGAATTTTGTTGTTTAGATATTGGCAATACCGTTTTAGTAGCCTTTGAAGTAATCGATAAATTTAGAAATAGAAATACTTGTATGGTTGAAGTATCTGTACAAGAAAAAGAATCACCTGTCATCATAGCTCCGACAGATGTTACCATATCGTGTGAATTTGATAGAAGTGATTTAAATGCTTTTGGACAAATCAGATATAAAGAAAGTGATCGTAAACCAATCGTTATAAAGGATTACTATTACAGTGCTCCAAATTATATTGCAGGATTGGATGGCTATGCTTACGATAATTGTTTTGTCACAGTAACTGAAGAAGTCGAATACCGATTGAAATGCAATCAGGGTGAGATCATTCGTAAATTTACTGCAACTGATAAACAAGGATTACAAACTATAGCCTATCAAACCATTTATGTTTGGAATCCAAGACCATTTATGACCTTTGATGGAACAGACATTAAATGGCCAAGGGATACCGTAATATATACTTGCCGCAAAGCAGAGACAGCACCAAGTATTACCGGGGCGCCTATTTTTAAAAATGTGAACTGTGCTCAGGTTGCTGCTAATTTTGATGACTTGCGATTAACTCAGGTAGATAGTGTGTGTTATAAAATATTAAGAACATGGACTGTGGTGGATTGGTGTCAATATAAAGCGAATCCCGAATTTGGAATCTGGAAATACACCCAGTTGATTTACATTAAAAATTCAGAACCACCTACTATTTTGTCATGTAATCCATTAGATGTATGCGATTATGCTTCTTATTATGACAGCAAAACCAAATTGTGTTACGCTGCATTTAATATTGAAGCACAAGGAGAAGACGATTGCACTTTAGACAAAGATTTGATCTGGAAATACAGATTGGATATTAACAATAATGGAACGTATGATTCTTTATTGGTAGCTGGAAAAATAGCTAAGGGTGTTTTACCTTTTGGTACGCATCGAATAAGATGGATACTTCAAGATCAATGTGGAAATTACAGTGAGTGCGATCAGGTTTTTGTACTAAGAGATTGTAAGAAACCAACACCATATTGTTTGAATGGGATCACCACAGTAGTCATGCCGTTAAATGGTGTAGTATCTGTTTGGGCGAAGGATTTGAATTTGAATAGTTTTGACAATTGTACTCAACCGGATAAATTAAAATATTCATTTACCTCAGACACTGCAATAAAGAGCATACTATATAATTGTGATAGTTTGTTGGGCCAACAATCCATAGTGAAGACTGTCAGAATCTATGTAACAGATGAGGCAGGAAATCAGGATTATTGTGAAGCTGCAATTATCATTCAAGACAACAATAATGTATGTCCGCATAGTGCGCTCAATCTCTCTGGAAATATTAGCCGTGAAGATTCTAAGAACATTGGAGATGTAGCATTGAACGTAATCAACGGGGATCTCGTTAGAAAGGATTCAACAATGACCAATGTTCAGGGAGCCTACGCATTTGTAAATCTATTATTACCGAATGGAAGTTATATAGCACCATCAAAAGAAGATGTAATATTAAATGGGGTGACCACTTATGATATTTTACAAATTCAGAAACATATTCTAGGTCAACGTTATTTGACGTCACCTTACAAATTGATTGCTGCAGATGTAAACAATTCTAAATCGGTTACAGCAAGAGATATTACTGATCTAAGAAAATTGATTTTGGGAATAACCAATGTTTTTCCTGGAAACAGTGTTTGGAGATTTGTTCCGAAGCATTATGTATTTAAAGATCCAAGCCGTCCTTGGGATTTTCAGGAAAAGATGTTTAGAGCGGATATCGTTGAAAACCAAAATATCATCAATTTCATAGGTGTAAAAATAGGGGATGTGGATCAATCTGCTAAAATAGGTTATAAAAATGAAGCAGTAACAAGATTCAATTCAAATATAGATTTGGTATATGGTAAATCCGAATTGCTCAAATCTGGAATGACAAGAATACCTATCATGACTAATAGTCAAGTTAGTTTTGATGGATTTCAATTGGCTGTAACATCACAATCGATATCTGGTAATCAAGTGAATTTGATTTCAGGAGGAATAGAAATTCAGGATGGAGACTACCATGTGGATGGTCAAACCATTAATTTGAGTTGGATCAGTAATCACAGCGTTCACATGGAAGCAAATGCGATTTTATTTTATATTGAAACCAAACATTCGTTAACGGACTTGTTAAGTATCAATCCATCTAAGATTTTACCTCAAATGTATCTATCTAATGGTGAGATTGCGAACTTGAGATTAAATTCACAGAGTCTATACCAAAATACAGATCGATTTGAAGTAGGACAAAATATTCCAAATCCATTTTCAGCAAGTACCTTAATACCTATAGAAATTTCACAAGCTGGAATTATCACTTTAAGTATCATTGACGTTACTGGAAAAGTGATTTCAAAACGGGAAATATCCATAAATGCAGGTTCTAATCATATAGAAATACAAAAAACTGACATCAATCAGACTGGAGTATTTATATATAAGGTTGAAAGTCGTTTTGGGTCATCAGTGCATAAATTCATGATAAAAGATTAA